A DNA window from Theobroma cacao cultivar B97-61/B2 chromosome 5, Criollo_cocoa_genome_V2, whole genome shotgun sequence contains the following coding sequences:
- the LOC18598865 gene encoding alpha carbonic anhydrase 4 gives MKNCNNSYWKPAFSFFLLSCLVLSVSACSQSEEGHEFNYDEASGRGPSRWGLLKPEWRNCSDGRMQSPIDIGTVQPRPQLGDLQRNYTSAPAVLENRVEDVAVVWRGNAGNITINGTVYYVVNCHWHSPSEHTFNRTRFALELHLVHQSAQNLTAVVAILYQLGSPDPFIARLRPFIITLENVERVPLGPIDPESIGLPGRKYYRYNGSLTTPPCSEGVLWTVFPQIKTVSRSQVEALRNVLPPENRNNSRPTQPLNNRTVLLYDPARMGTFTLKTDD, from the exons ATGAAGAACTGCAACAACAGCTACTGGAAACCggccttttcctttttccttctctcttgTCTCGTTCTCTCAGTCTCAGCTTGCTCCCAATCTGAGGAGG GGCATGAATTCAATTACGACGAAGCATCAGGGAGGGGACCGTCGCGGTGGGGTTTACTCAAACCAGAATGGAGAAATTGCAGCGATGGACGGATGCAATCCCCCATAGATATTGGAACTGTACAGCCTCGTCCTCAATTGGGAGATTTGCAAAGGAACTACACATCAGCTCCTGCTGTTTTGGAGAATAGGGTGGAAGACGTTGCG GTTGTATGGAGAGGGAATGCTGGAAACATTACCATTAATGGGACTGTTTATTACGTGGTTAACTGTCATTGGCATTCACCCTCAGAGCACACATTCAATAGAACTAG GTTTGCCTTGGAGCTTCACCTAGTTCATCAAAGTGCTCAAAATCTGACTGCGGTTGTTGCTATTCTTTACCAACTTGGCTCGCCTGATCCCTTCATTGCTAGG CTGCGTCCCTTCATAATAACTCTTGAGAACGTAGAGAGAGTACCGTTGGGGCCTATTGATCCAGAATCCATCGGACTTCCCGGCAGAAAGTATTATCGATACAATGGTTCACTTACAACTCCTCCCTGCTCAGAGGGCGTTCTTTGGACAGTCTTCCCACAG ATAAAGACGGTTTCCCGCTCGCAAGTTGAAGCATTAAGGAACGTCCTTCCTCCG gaAAACAGGAACAATTCAAGGCCAACTCAACCGCTGAATAATAGAACTGTCTTACTCTATGATCCAGCCAGGATGGGAACTTTTACTTTGAAAACTGATGACTGA